GAGGTCGCGTCGTCGAGGATCAGCAGCCGCGGACGGCGGACGAGCGCGCGGGCCAGCGAGAGGCGCTGCCGCTGGCCACCCGACAGCGACGTGCCGCGCTCGCCCAGCTTGGTGTCGAGGCCCTCGGGGAGGGCAGCGACGAAGCCGTCGGCCTGGGCGGTGCGCAGCGCGGCCCACACCTCCTCGTCCGGTACGTCGGCGCCGAGCGTCACGTTGCCCCGGACCGTGTCGTCGAACATGAACGCGGTCTGCGGGACGAGGGCGACGTCGCGCGGGAGCTGGCCCTTGCGCAGGCCCTTGACGTCGTGGCCGTCGATGCGGATCGCGCCGGAGTCGGGGTCCACCAGCCGGGTCATCAGGCTGGTGAGGGTGCTCTTGCCGGACGCGGTCGCGCCGACGAGCGCGACGGTCCGGCCCGGTTGCACGTCGAGGTCGACGCCGCGCAGCAGCGGTGCGTCGGCGTCGTAGGAGTAGTGCAGGTCGTCGACCTCGAGCAGGGCGCCGACCGACGAGGGCGGCAGCTCGTCGTCGCCGTAGGCCATGTTGCCGCGGGCGTCGAGCACCGCCTTGGCGCGGCGGTAGCCGACCACCGAGCGGGGGAACTCCCCGAGCAGCCAGCCGATGGCGCGGATCGGGAACGAGACGATGGTGAGGAGGTAGGCGACGGTCACCACGTCGCCGGCCTCGGTGGCCCCACTGGCGACGCGGGAGACGCCCACGGCCAGCACCACGAGCACGCCGAGGCTGGGCAGGCTGGCCAGCGCCGGGTCGAAGAGGGCCCGCACCCGTCCGGCGCGGATGTTGACGTCGCGGAGCTCGCGGGCCTTGGCGCGGAAGCGATCGGTCTCCTCGCCCTCGCGGCCGAGCGTCTTGACGACCATCGCGCCGTCGAAGGACTCGTGGGCGATCTCGCTGACCTCGGCGCGCAGGCCCTGGGCCCGGGTCATCAACGGCGAGGAGTAGTGCTGGTAGACGAGGTTGGCGACCACGACCGCCGGGAAGACGAGGAGGCCGACCAGCGCCATGACGACGTCGGCGACGAACATCTGGGCGACCGCGATCACCATCATCACGACGGTGCCGAGCGCCATCGGCAGCGGCATGATCGGCGCCCAGGCCGCCTCGACGTCGGAGTAGGCGTTGGAGAGCAGCTGGCCGGTCGGGTGGCGCTGGTGCCACTCCATCGGCAGGGAGAGGTACTGGCGGGTCACGCCGCGTCGCGTGTGCGACTGCATCCGGTAGTACATGATGCCGCCGCCGAGGCGCCGGGCGACGATGCCGACCGCGCGCAGGATCGCCACGGCCATGAACAGCGCGACCACCCAGACCAGGAGCCCGGTGCCGATCTCGCCGTCGTCGAAGGCGGGGATCAGGACGTGCTGGGTCGACCAGCCGAGCACCCAGGCGTCGGCCACGGTGAGCACGCCGAACAGGACCGCACCGAGCGTCGCGACGGTGAAGATCCGGGGCTCGCGGCGGATGCCGACCCACAGGACCCGGAACCCGTCGAGAGTGGTGGCGCCCCGCGGCTCCGCATCCTTGCCCACCGGTGTCGCCCGCCCCCTCGTCGTCGCGTCAGTTGCCGAGCGCAACCACCCGACCGCGTCAGGCTATTCCTCGTCACCAACGCCGGGCGAATCGGCTGTGGTCGTCCGGGTGTCAGGCCCGGATGCGCGAGAGGAACGCGCGGGTGCGCTCCTCGCGGGGCTCGCCGATGACCTGCTGCGGGGTCCCCCGCTCGTGGATGCGACCGTCGTGGAGGAAGCAGACCTGGTCCGCGACGTCGCGGGCGAAGCCCATCTCGTGGGTGTTGAGCAGCATCGTCACGCCCTCGCCCTTGAGCTCGGTGAGCAGGTCGAGGACCTCGCCCACCAGCTCGGGGTCGAGCGCGCTGGTGACCTCGTCGAGGAGCATCAGCCGCGGGTTGGCCACCAGCGCCCGGGCGATGGCCACGCGCTGCTGCTGCCCACCGGACAGGTCGTCGGGTCGGGCCTCGGCCCGGGCGGCGAGCCCCACGCGGTCGAGCATCGCGAGCCCGCGCGACCTCGCCTCCTCGGCGTCGACCCCGTGCACGAGCCGCAGCGCGAGGGTCACGTTGCCGATCACGTCGAGGTGCGGGAAGAGGTTGTAGGCCTGGGAGACCATGCCCATCCGCGAGCGCACCTCGTCGCCGTCCACCCGCGGGTCGGTGATGTCGCGGCCCTCGAAGGTGATCACGCCGTCGTCGACGACCTCGAGGAGGTTGACGCACCGCAGGAGGGTGGACTTGCCGGACCCGGACGCGCCGATCAGCACGACGCACTCGCCGGGCTCGACGGTGAGGTCCACGTCGCGGAGGACGACATGCTCGCCGAAGGACTTGCGGACGCCGTCCAGCCGGAGCAGCTCGCTCACAAGTGTCCTCCTGCTCCGTGGTAGCCCTTGCGGCGGGCGTAGCGGTCGGTGAGCCGGGCCATCGGGATGGTCAGGCAGCAGAACAGCACGCCCGCGACGACGTACGGCGTGTAGTTGAAGTCGATGGCGGTCTCGATCTGCGCCGCGCGGATCGCGTCGGTGACGCCGAGCACCGCGATGAGGCCGGAGTCCTTCTGCAGGGAGACCAGGTCGTTCATGAGCGGCGGGATGACCCGGCGCCAGGCCTGCGGCAGGACGACGTGCCGCAGCGTCTGCCCGTAGCTCAGCCCCAGCGAGCGCCCGGCCAGCCGCTGGCTGGGGTGCACCGACTCGATGCCGGCGCGGAACACCTCGGCGACGTAGGCCGAGTAGGACAGCACCAGCGCGGCGCCGCCCCAGAACAGTGCCGAGGTCGGCAGCCCACCCAGGCTCAGGGCGGGGCCGCCGAACCCGAGCAGGAAGATCACCAGCAGCAGCGGCAGCCCGCGGAACACGTCGACGTACGCCGTGCCGAGCAGCCGCAGCGGGAATGCGACGGGCCCGCGGATGGTGCGCACGATCGCGATCGTGAGGCTGAGCAGGAGGATCAGCACCCAGCAGACGACCATGACGCGGATGTTGAGCCACAGCCCCTCGAGGACCGCGGGGAACGAGGACACCGCCTTGTCCCAGTCGAAGTAGGTCTCGCGCACCCGTTCCCAGCCCGGCGAGCTGACGACCGCCGTGCCCACCGCACCGAGCAGCAGCAGCGTGCTGACGACCGCGATCGCGGCGCTGCGGAGCGTACGGCGTCGCCGCCACTCGTCACGCTCGCGCTGCACCTCCGAGGGCTGCCAGTCCTCCGCCGGCCCTGCCGTCTCCCCGACGACCCGGTGGGCCATCAGGACAGCTCGGGGGCGCCCTGCTGGGCCAGCCACTCCTGGTTGATCTGGTCGAGGATGCCGTCCTCGCGCAGCGCGTCGACGGCGCTCGAGACGCAGTCGGTCAGCGGGCTGTCCTTGGCCAGCACCGCGCCGAACTGCTCGGGCTCGCCCTCCGGGAGCGGCAGCTGGCCGACGATCACGCCGTCGTCGAGCTGCACCGCGGTCATGAAGTAGGCGGTCGGCAGGTCGACGACGATGCCGTCGATCTGGCCGTTCTTGAGCGCCTGCACCGCCTGGTCGTTGGTGTCGAAGACCGCCGGGTCCTCCGACGGCTGGATCGTGTCGGTGATGGCGGTGTAGCTGGTGGTGCCGACCTGGGCACCCAGCTTGGCGTCGGCGAGGTCGGCGACGCTGGTGGCGCCGTCGATGGCGCTGCCCTCGTTGGTGATGACGGTCTGGACCACGTCGTAGTAGCCGGAGGAGAAGTCGACGGCCTTGCGGCGGGCCTCGGTGATGGAGACCTGGTTGACGTCGAAGTCGAAGTCCTTGGGGCCGGGCTGGACGACCTTGTTGAACGGCACCGTCACCCACGAGACCTGCTCGGCGGTGTAGCCGAGCTCCTCGGCGATGGCGTAGGCCACCGCGGACTCGTAGCCCTCGCCGTTGGTGGGGTCGTTGTCGACGAACCACGGCTCGTAGGCCGGGGTGTCGGTCGCGATGGTCAGCGTGCCGTCGGCGACCGTCTCCATCGAGTCGGGGGTGCACGCGTCGGCGGCGGGCGACTCCGAGGAGCCCGCGGAGTCCGAGGACGTGTCGGAGGCGGTGTTCTCGCCGCTGTCGGCCTCGTCGGTCGGTGCGCAGGCGGTGAGGGCGATCGTGGCGGCCGCGACGGCGGCGAGGCCGAACGGCCGGACAGTCTTCAGCATGGGCCGAATCCTACGGCTCGGGCGGTGCCCAGCGGACCGGGTGACCGGCCGTGGACAGGCCGGTCTTGACGTCCCCGACGCTCAGCGTGCCGAAGTGGAACACCGTCGCGGCGAGCACGGCGTCGGCGCCGGCGTCGACCGCGGGCGGGAAGTGCTCGACCGCACCCGCTCCCCCGCTCGCGATGACCGGGATCGTCACCTCACGGCGTACGGCGCGGATGAGCTCGAGGTCGAAGCCGTCGGTGGTCCCGTCGGCGTCCATCGCGTTGAGCAGGATCTCGCCGGCTCCCAGCTCGGCGGCGCGCACGGCCCACTCGATCGCGTCCAGCCCGGCGCTCCTGCGACCACCGTGGGTGGTCACCTCGAAGCCGCTGGCGGTGCCCGGCGCGTCCGGCCGCACCCGGCGGGCGTCAACGCTCAGGACGAGCACCTGGTTGCCGAACCGGTCGGCGATCTCCGCGACCAGGTCGGGGCGGCGGATGGCGGCGGTGTTGACCGCGACCTTGTCGGCGCCCGCGCGCAGCAGCCGGTCGACGTCGTCGACGCTGCCCACGCCACCGCCGACGGTGAGGGGGATGAA
This genomic stretch from Nocardioides renjunii harbors:
- a CDS encoding amino acid ABC transporter permease — translated: MAHRVVGETAGPAEDWQPSEVQRERDEWRRRRTLRSAAIAVVSTLLLLGAVGTAVVSSPGWERVRETYFDWDKAVSSFPAVLEGLWLNIRVMVVCWVLILLLSLTIAIVRTIRGPVAFPLRLLGTAYVDVFRGLPLLLVIFLLGFGGPALSLGGLPTSALFWGGAALVLSYSAYVAEVFRAGIESVHPSQRLAGRSLGLSYGQTLRHVVLPQAWRRVIPPLMNDLVSLQKDSGLIAVLGVTDAIRAAQIETAIDFNYTPYVVAGVLFCCLTIPMARLTDRYARRKGYHGAGGHL
- a CDS encoding ABC transporter substrate-binding protein, which encodes MLKTVRPFGLAAVAAATIALTACAPTDEADSGENTASDTSSDSAGSSESPAADACTPDSMETVADGTLTIATDTPAYEPWFVDNDPTNGEGYESAVAYAIAEELGYTAEQVSWVTVPFNKVVQPGPKDFDFDVNQVSITEARRKAVDFSSGYYDVVQTVITNEGSAIDGATSVADLADAKLGAQVGTTSYTAITDTIQPSEDPAVFDTNDQAVQALKNGQIDGIVVDLPTAYFMTAVQLDDGVIVGQLPLPEGEPEQFGAVLAKDSPLTDCVSSAVDALREDGILDQINQEWLAQQGAPELS
- the hisF gene encoding imidazole glycerol phosphate synthase subunit HisF, encoding MSLAVRVIPCLDVDGGRVVKGVNFTELRDAGDPVELARLYDAEGADELTFLDISASHQGRATTMEVVSRCAEEVFIPLTVGGGVGSVDDVDRLLRAGADKVAVNTAAIRRPDLVAEIADRFGNQVLVLSVDARRVRPDAPGTASGFEVTTHGGRRSAGLDAIEWAVRAAELGAGEILLNAMDADGTTDGFDLELIRAVRREVTIPVIASGGAGAVEHFPPAVDAGADAVLAATVFHFGTLSVGDVKTGLSTAGHPVRWAPPEP
- a CDS encoding amino acid ABC transporter ATP-binding protein, producing the protein MSELLRLDGVRKSFGEHVVLRDVDLTVEPGECVVLIGASGSGKSTLLRCVNLLEVVDDGVITFEGRDITDPRVDGDEVRSRMGMVSQAYNLFPHLDVIGNVTLALRLVHGVDAEEARSRGLAMLDRVGLAARAEARPDDLSGGQQQRVAIARALVANPRLMLLDEVTSALDPELVGEVLDLLTELKGEGVTMLLNTHEMGFARDVADQVCFLHDGRIHERGTPQQVIGEPREERTRAFLSRIRA
- a CDS encoding ABC transporter ATP-binding protein; translation: MGKDAEPRGATTLDGFRVLWVGIRREPRIFTVATLGAVLFGVLTVADAWVLGWSTQHVLIPAFDDGEIGTGLLVWVVALFMAVAILRAVGIVARRLGGGIMYYRMQSHTRRGVTRQYLSLPMEWHQRHPTGQLLSNAYSDVEAAWAPIMPLPMALGTVVMMVIAVAQMFVADVVMALVGLLVFPAVVVANLVYQHYSSPLMTRAQGLRAEVSEIAHESFDGAMVVKTLGREGEETDRFRAKARELRDVNIRAGRVRALFDPALASLPSLGVLVVLAVGVSRVASGATEAGDVVTVAYLLTIVSFPIRAIGWLLGEFPRSVVGYRRAKAVLDARGNMAYGDDELPPSSVGALLEVDDLHYSYDADAPLLRGVDLDVQPGRTVALVGATASGKSTLTSLMTRLVDPDSGAIRIDGHDVKGLRKGQLPRDVALVPQTAFMFDDTVRGNVTLGADVPDEEVWAALRTAQADGFVAALPEGLDTKLGERGTSLSGGQRQRLSLARALVRRPRLLILDDATSAVDPEVEARILASLRDDVGGSDASLVVVAYRKATISLADEVLHLEGGRIVGRGTHAELLDSSPAYAHLVNAYESSADAAAEPGPATGRSAGSHE